ATGTAGACTCTTCCTGAAATGAGAAATtaagtttcacaaaaaaaaaaatgtcaatcatttatagaatatttattttagtAACCACTGGGTGGCAGTGTTACCATGTTTTATTCTACAATAATAAACTTCACATCTTCTATTATGTTAATCATTTGATTAATACTAACTTCACTATGAGTTTATTATTTGTACTGTTTAATCCACCGTGCCACGAAAGGttaatttcaatatatatttttatattgatttgtCATTTAGTGTAAAGGAACATTATAAGGTTAGGAACACCTACATGTATTCCAGAGCCTAGAGTGTTAAAAGCACCATCTAACCCCCCTGGCCCTCCCTtgaccccctaaatatagtataatcttaattgtattccagtctgctgctgctgactctgcccctgttctgcctgcttggctgcaGTGTTGATCTGAGCCATACCATAGGAAAGCTTaggacaagccaaacacagcgctggccaatcagcatctcctcaaagagatgaattgaatcaatgcatctctataaggaaagttcagtgtctgcatgcagtgggaggagatattgaatgtcagtcacactgtgcagcactgccccaggatgcagctctagtagccatatgaggagtggccagtggagttatcactgggctgtaatataaacactgcattttctctgaaaagacagggtatacaacaaaaagcctgaagggaatgattatactcagcagaacaaatacaatacgctgaagttgttctgatgactatagtgtcccttgaaggaTCTCTAAAGTTATCACTGGGATAACTGCATCAAAAAGGAGACTTTGGCACCACACTGTGAATGACTACATGTTTCTTACTGCTCAGCCAGCTATAAACTCTCGGATACAATGTCCACAAACAGCTGTTGTTTATCAGCTAGTTTTTAGgttttgcctttaaaaaaatcTGACAGAATTAGTTCACTACTGGTTTTGCCCAGCAGGATGTACTCTATGTTAAGTGCTTtagctttggggggggggggtgtaaaccAATTGTTAtggtggagatttttttttttttatattggtttcAGAGACTATTGTTGTTTCACGAGAGTTCCTGGCAGGTCATATGTAGTGAAGCGGTTAATAATATCAAGGTACtgcgtgtttttatttttatgaaacttGTGTGTGAGTACGTTAAAACACCGTAATGCAAAATCCAaatttttcatctttttatttatttatttgacagAAAATACCTCAATCTGTGGCCGTTTGTCTTAAATTAAAGCAGAACCAAAAGTTGCTCATCATGACTCTGGCAGGTAAGTTACCCTATCAGTTTGTTTACAATTTTCTGCATAATAAAATGTGATCCCCTTTTGTGaatctccccctttttttaatatatgtttaattATGGTGACTATTTACAATTATGGGCTTCCCTTCCCTTAGGCACAGTCAGAATGCTAATTGGATTCCCTTGCTGTGTGATTTGATTGATCACTAAAATCCAACAAACCTATAATCAAATGATTCCGAAGGGGAACGGCGATGACCTAAGCTTTATATTAACATTCTGACTAGGCTTAAAAAACAAAGCCCATCAAAATGAATTCAAACatttacacaaacaaacaaaaaacataaacataggACACAGCCTCATTGATTGTGTCCTAATACACATGACTAGCAAAAGggagccagggactaatgaaaatatttagaaaattgggcaggctagattggccgaacggttcttatctgccgtcacattctatgtttctatgtttcatattTAGTTTGGATTTGATTTTATGATACAttgtttttgtaattctttttatTCTATTAACTTTCTACAAAAAAATTCAGATAAAGTgacattgtttatttttcaccCACAGCCTATAAAGACAAGATCAAGGAGCTCCCTCTAGTGTCTCTTTTCTGCTCCTGTTTTCTCTCTGATCCTTTGAAAAACCAAAATTACAAATATGACGGTAAGCATGCATCACTAACACATTAAGGCACACAATTCCATCATTCTATGTTATATTCTTCATTGATAGCAGTAATTCCTGACACTCAGCGAAGGATTTCCTTATTCCAATAATAATGTATACAGAGACTCATGTGttgattttttttcacatattgatattttttttattcattatatattttttgatattataaTGCAACTTCGCCACTATaatatattagaaaaaatattttaaaagtttgtcaAAAATATATTTGATTATTTGCAAAGGTTACACGTTCTATTTCACAAGTCGCTTTTTCTCTATGTAGTTGCCCGTTTCATTGTACATATTGGTTACCATTATAGATTCATTTACCTAGTACTATTTGCAAAGGTTAACCTCGCAACCTAGAAAGACATAACATAGTATTATTTTTAGATCATTAGGAAAGACATGTGAAAGTCCCCAAAATTCTGCCAGGTAGTCTGTATTAGGTATAGTAAAATAATTTCTCTAAAAGGCCAGACTCTATTCTCCACGTACACTATATTTATCATTTTACCACTTTACCATATGATTTATTTCAGTCTATGTCAGATTAATGAGTAACTAAAATATCCTgttctcttatcccatcagacaCTGTAGACCTTACATGGTGTGTGATCTCGGACATGGAGGTTATAGAATTAAATAAGAGAGCCTCTGGCCATGCCTTTGAAGTTATCCTTAAGCCCCCTTCATTCGATGGAATTCCAGAGTTCAATGCCTCTCTCCCACAACGGCGAGATCCGTCTCTAGAAGAGATCCAGAAGAAACTTGAAGCTGCGGAAGAAAGGCGCAAGGTAGGAGATCGGCTTCCTCAGTAGTGAAAAAACAAGGTCGTATCTCTAGTTCTGGGGCGGGACCCCAAAACCTTGCTGTGTGAGACCCCAGAGATAGCAATAAGCACATCATGTGGCCCCTGGCTACTATCTAGAATAATTTATAATACTGTGTTAAATCATTAAATCAGGGTCTTGGAAAGCTTCCTAGACATTGGGTAGGTCCATTGAAGGAGTTTTCCAGAATTTGTTTTATACTACAATTAAAAAAGGCTACATTTGATTGGGACTTGGTCATGCACTAGAATCAACATGGAAAACAGAACAGTCCCATAAAATCCCAGTGGGGGTTAAAATAagcaaatatatattattaacgtctatttcatattatatttttcatatatatattgcctTTAGAGACTGACAACAGTTGTCTCAATGTCTACTTCTGCTATAGATATTTTCTTGTGAAAGATTGCATGATACAACTGAACCTTTGATCCTACATGAGATAAACAATGTCCAATGTCTCTTACAGTACCAAGAAGCTGAGCTTCTCAAGCACTTAGCCGAAAAGCGTGAACATGAGCGTGAAGTCATTCAGAAAGCCATTGAGGAGAacaacaacttcatcaaaatggCCAAGGAGAAACTAGCACAACGAATGGAGCTCAACAAGGAGAACCGTGAAGCCCACCTAGCCGCCATGCTCGAACGCCTACAGGAGAAGGTTAGTTAGAAGTGGTAAGAATGCGTTCCTCTTAACTTTTTTCCCCCACATTCAAattcaattaaaaaagaaaatcacaatgAAAGTGAAAGGAAGATGTTCCATCAGTCATCTTTCCAAGGCATCATGACTGAAAGGAACATGTGTCTAGATGCATAAAATCTCCAAGAACATTTATTTTCTAACACGTTGCATCAAAGAGAGTGTTTAACGTGAGATTCTGATCCAGCAGTTCTCTCACTGGCAATGGGCTTAATACAACTCTGATACCCTTCCTATCGGTTCCACTTAATGTGAACTCACTGGCAATGCGAGTAATAATACTCTGATACCCTTCCTATCGGTTCCACTTAATGTGAACTCACTGGCAATGCGAGTAATAATACTCTGATACCCTTCCTATCAGTTCCACTTAATGTGAACTCACTGGCAATGCGAGTAATAATACTCTTTGAATGAaatatatattctctatttacCTCTCTCACTGGCAGACATTTCTGATATTAGTTTACTCAGGCAGTGGATTAGTTACtttctatatatacatgtaaatagttttttttttttaattatttgtaaccATTAATGTTACTTGGGAATGCTATTAAGTGGAAAGGACTGTTTAGTTTCTCTGAGCCCTCCTGTATTTGGAATCTAGTTAGTTTTGAAGGCTAGGTCTTGGATAGGTCTATTGGCACGAGCCTAGGTGCCTTATATATGCCCTGAGTAGGAGCTACTTCACTGATAAACTGTTGAATGTAGATAGCACTCGTGTAACAAAATACTCCGCTATTGTATGTCAAATACCTGTCTATCAACAATAACGCTCGTCTGTTTCTCCTCTCCAGGACAAACATGCAGAGGAAGTCAGAAAAAACAAAGAGCTTAAAGAAGAAGCCTCCAGGTAGAAGATTGAGGCTCTGACAATTTGGACTGAGGACTCCAAAGGGTGCCTGAGCGGCCCAGCACAATGTTTTGCTTTATATGTTTGTCAATGTCAAGAGATGACCCATCATTTTTTGGAAAATGATATAATGGTGGGTTGGTGTAAAGGGAGTGTTTGGCTATCTCATCCAAAACATGTCCTAGAAAGTCGTACCCATGAACCTAGCCTTTCGACCTAATCTCCATGTCAAACCAAGTACGAGCAGTTCATTAAGAGCCGGCAAGACAGCTTCGCTCTGATCGGAAACGCGCTTGTGGTTTTCTCCTCCACTAGCGCAAATGAACCAACTGTGCCCGATATCTGCTATAGACAACTCTGTTAAATGGCACTGATTTTATATGTTTACCATTATCTCATCAATACACACCATTTTCAGGTTATCTGTCAGTTTCTGTGTTGTTCTTTATATATCTCTTCAAAATGTATCAGAATCCTTGGCTAACATTTCATAAGTGTGTTTTGAGGGTAAATATGCTGCCATTTGAGGTTTTCAGACTATAAAACACATTGATTTACTATGAAGAATTAACTCGGGAAAAAAACCTCCTTATTGGTGGTCCTTATGCATAGATTTGTCAATGGGAATccagtttttatttgaaattgtaatcACTAGTTATACCCCCTTTTAAATTTAACCTGTCACATCAGAGACGATAAATTGAGCCAGATATCCTTCATCTGGTAATATTTGGGTCCTTTCTGCAGTAGACATGAAACGTCAGATCAATTGGcttctttaaaattaaaattgttcAATGGATTCAACAAAATGTTGCAGTTATAAGGAAGAAGCGATAGCTTCTATTTGTGAAAGATCTTCGTGGCAATGCGGATGATTTTATCATTGGTGATCTAAGCTAGCTATACCACAATGCTACTCCGCTCAGCCGAATATCGTAAAATCTAGTATTACAAATAGGAtctgaatatataaaatatggcaACTGAATATCAAAAGCACAGCTTGGAGTTTATTCATTAGACAATTAGTTGTGTTGAGTTGACAAATTATTTGCAAAATGTGTGGTTTAAATTTTAAAAGTGTCTTGTTACGTTACCAGAGCAATTTCTTTTTATCTTATACTGCCATTTACGGACCACCTTATACCAAGACAGGTGCAGACATTTGTTTCGTCCATGCACAAATTGATTTGTCCaaatgaaaagttttttttaatccaCACCCAAATTCCATCATTCCATCTGGAAAATTAATGGATGAATTAGTTGGCTTGGGtgctgactagtgatgtcgcgaacataaaattttccgttcgcgaacggcgaacgtgaacttccgcaaatgttcgcgaaccgggcgaaccgccatagacttcaataggcaggcgaattttaaaactcacagggactctttctggccacaatagtgatggaaaagttgtttcaaggggactaacacctggactgtggcatgccggagggggatccatagcaaaactcccatggaaaatgatatagttgatgcagagtctggttttaatccataaagggcataaatcacctaacattcctaaattgtttggaataacgtgctttaaaacatcaggtatgatgttgtatcgatcaggtagtgtaagggttacgcccgcttcacagtgacagaccaaactcccatttaacgcaccgcaaacaacccaaacagtccatttgcacaaccacaaactccccatttgcacaaggttggataccaagctagccatgtccgttccttgtcctcactgatgtcattgaaggtctcttcctccacccagccacgtacaacaccaagggtccccgaaaaaggtgacaacaagccccctgtatttttttttttaaatgtacactactgttacaccagacatgagttgcactggtgtgacactgtgccctggcaggccctgaaacgcacacatgtgaaggaaactaactgctattatttcacagtcaaatttctagttttttttttttatgtacactactgttacaccagtgattggcccacgtcatgcctacgcccccaaaacgttcgtgtgtgggggtgctggaatgacgtgggccaatgggagcctgaatcaacttttggctcccactgcccctttaagagcgagcttgtgactcgagccgtgatcctagtgccaggcgggccacgtgaccgatcactgcggtcagtgcacgcggctaagtcagaagaggagatcaagccgcatgcggctcgtgtggaggcaggagtgatccagccacgcacggctcaagcttaggagccaggtcggtcccaggataaggtaaatacagccacaaccacttatcccaatcacacacctttcataatgtcctatcccattaaaagcatattaccgcgtatttaataaaacagatagaccccctacttcatccaggttaccgatcgatggttcgatattctgagccctctctgatttactgtacacgactattcgatattcccacaaattttatatagcattttatgtttgtttgagacccccttaaaaatattggatatcgctaaaaatcatgatcactatatactttctctacaaacctctaaaatgaaccaaactactcatccatccgctataccactttatcccacataaaactagtgcccagttaaaatacttgactcttacttacccacactcagtcatgccacacacatttcaccactactctcactgaatccctctgactacggctaaattcatcttctacatcagaacactactcctaagattgggttgtatccatgtctcgggtctttcatttagaataggggcagcttcgatctccttcaacactgacactccagtgcatattattaaaagattgggcagatggaaatcctcagtctacaactgatatattcctcatcccgagaaagaaatgaggaaagcttttaaaagtttgactttgtaaatttgatgcaataagtgtgtttttctttaataccttttcaccctctttgcatgaacccgatttacatatattactaatatgtttctgaacatatatattatattattcactcactcactcactctctgggccggcctaagacatcatgctacctaggtccaacgataaatgactatggggataatgtataataaacacaagttactggctatgggggggatattgtataataaacacaggttactggctatgggaggataatgtataataaacacaagttactggctatgggagggatcatgtttaataaacacaggttactggctatggagggataatgtataataaacacaggttactggctatgggaggataatgtataataaacacaggttactggctatggggggataatgtataataaacacaggttaccggctatgggggtataatgtataataaacacaggttactggctatggagggataatgtaaaataaacacaggttactggctatggggggataatgtataataaacacaggttactggctatgggagggataatgtataataaacacaggttactggttatgggaggatactgtataataaacacaggttactggctatgggggggtaatgtataataaacacaggttactggctatggggggataatgtataataaacacaggttactggctatggagggataatgtataataaacacaggttactggctatgggaggataatgtataataaacacaggttactggctatggggggataatgtataataaacacaggttaccggctatgggggtataatgtataataaacacaggttactggctatggagggataatgtaaaataaacacaggttactggctatggggggataatgtataataaacacaggttactggctatgggagggataatgtataataaacacaggttactggttatgggaggatactgtataataaacacaggttactggctatgggggggataatgtataataaacacaggttactggctatggggaggataatgtataataaacacaggttactggttgtggggggataatgtataataaatacaggttactggctatgggggagataatgtataataagcacaggttactggctaggggaggataatgcataataaacacaggttactggctatgggggataatgtataataaacacaggttactggctatgggggataatgtataataagcacaggttactggctatgggaggataatgtataataaacacaggttgctggctatggggggataatgtataataaacacaggttactggctatgggagggatagtgcataataaacacaggttactggctatgggaggataatgtataataaacacaggttactggctatgggagggataatgtataataaacacaggttactggttatgggaggatactgtataataaacacaggttactggctatgggaggggtaatgcataatacacacaggttactggttgtgggggaataatgtataataaacacaggttactggctatggggggataatgcataataaacacaggttactggttgtggggggataatgtataataaacacaggttactggttgtggggggataatgtataataaatacaggttactggcta
This region of Pelobates fuscus isolate aPelFus1 chromosome 2, aPelFus1.pri, whole genome shotgun sequence genomic DNA includes:
- the STMN4 gene encoding stathmin-4 isoform X1, with the protein product MTLAAYKDKIKELPLVSLFCSCFLSDPLKNQNYKYDDTVDLTWCVISDMEVIELNKRASGHAFEVILKPPSFDGIPEFNASLPQRRDPSLEEIQKKLEAAEERRKYQEAELLKHLAEKREHEREVIQKAIEENNNFIKMAKEKLAQRMELNKENREAHLAAMLERLQEKDKHAEEVRKNKELKEEASR
- the STMN4 gene encoding stathmin-4 isoform X2 — its product is MTLAAYKDKIKELPLVSLFCSCFLSDPLKNQNYKYDDTVDLTWCVISDMEVIELNKRASGHAFEVILKPPSFDGIPEFNASLPQRRDPSLEEIQKKLEAAEERRKYQEAELLKHLAEKREHEREVIQKAIEENNNFIKMAKEKLAQRMELNKENREAHLAAMLERLQEKVS